Proteins encoded by one window of Oreochromis niloticus isolate F11D_XX linkage group LG17, O_niloticus_UMD_NMBU, whole genome shotgun sequence:
- the LOC102077680 gene encoding C-type mannose receptor 2 encodes MSLSLTVLMMTSVLLVLSLGLFDFTFGSHLRRVSLFMEEDEQKMNWTGSLNVCQSMGSSLVTVYDQEDFDVLLKNNELTKNDLPGYNLWSGLHKNKSSVTTWSDGKSLAFNISQVTSIGDDQICEAMTNRTWRAFNCSDRKPFMCYKDNNYILIKEEKDWCQALQYCRRHYTDLVSISNKTQNDKVSEKGKNETFWIGLQYDQWTWADGSCSTYRKWSKPGEKSCSVFDTMGLYQVSCNVEKNPICTKGNMRIKVIQRKFTWEGALNHCESNHNGLLWIEDEEDQKVVEQWLNHTNVEGPFWIGLRQSTLFGFWIWKDRTVGYSNWKNDKIPAMPMSNHCGVIVKTNATGKWKDEDCWRQHHFLCEEEIVLMNKK; translated from the exons ATGAGCCTATCCCTAACCGTGCTGATGATGACCTCTGTGTTGTTGGTGCTGTCTTTAG gACTTTTTGACTTTACATTTGGAAGTCATCTGCGAAGGGTTTCGTTGTTCATGGAGGAGGATGAACAAAAAATGAACTGGACGGGTTCACTGAACGTGTGTCAAAGCATGGGCAGTTCATTAGTAACTGTGTATGATCAAGAGGACTTCGACGTTCTTTTAAAGAATAATGAACTAACAAAAAATGATTTGCCTGGATACAATTTGTGGTCAGGGCTGCATAAGAATAAAAGTAGTGTCACCACTTGGTCAGATGGAAAGTCACTCGCATTCAATATCTCACAAGTAACTAGTATTGGTGATGACCAAATATGTGAAGCTATGACGAACAGAACATGGAGAGCTTTCAACTGTTCGGACAGGAAGCCTTTCATGTGCTACAAAG ATAATAATTATATACTGATTAAAGAGGAAAAGGACTGGTGCCAGGCACTGCAGTACTGTAGAAGACATTACACTGATTTAGTGAGCATCAGTAATAAGACACAAAACGATAAAGTgtctgaaaaaggaaagaacgaAACCTTTTGGATTGGACTTCAATACGATCAGTGGACATGGGCAGATGGGAGTTGCTCTACATACAGAAAGTGGAGTAAACCTGGGGAAAAATCCTGTTCTGTTTTTGATACGATGGGTCTGTATCAAGTGAGCTGTAATgtagaaaaaaacccaatttgCACTAAAG GCAACATGAGAATCAAAGTCATCCAACGTAAATTTACTTGGGAAGGAGCCCTTAACCACTGTGAGAGCAACCACAACGGCCTGCTGTGGATTGAGGATGAGGAAGATCAGAAGGTTGTTGAACAATGGCTAAATCATACTAATGTTGAAGGTCCATTCTGGATTGGTCTCAGGCAGAGTACTCTCTTTGGGTTCTGGATTTGGAAAGACAGAACAGTGGGCTACAGCAACTGGAAGAATGACAAAATACCAGCGATGCCCATGTCCAACCACTGTGGTGTCATTGTTAAGACAAACGCCACTGGGAAGTGGAAGGATGAAGATTGTTGGCGTCAGCATCATTTTCTCTGTGAGGAGGAGATTGTATTAATGAACAAAAAATAG